CTGGGCATCTACTGCTTCAAGGGGTGGTAGATCTGGAAATGGTTGGAACGGCGCTGTCAATGACAGCGATTCATTCTGGAACGGTGGTAAAGAGTCAGGAAGTTCTGCTTCTTGGTGgtaaataaaagaaaaagaaagaacgATTGCCAGATTATTgttttttgtttcattctcttcttctacATATGCAAGTGTGACACCgatggaaaagaaatatcaattCGAAACTAATCAAGTTTCACTGATTAACTTAAGTTGCTCTCACTGACAGGAtctaaaatttctcttttcccttactcttttttttatttgttcAAGTTGGTTTTTGATACATTTGtatatagaaaaatttagtTTCATggtgtatatatatttgtgTATATATTGTATTTTATTGGCAATtatctaataaaatttctatgGTAAGTTACAAAGAATATTTACTTATGTAGTGTTTCCACCGTCGTTGTGTACTTGTGCTGTGGTTAATTTACTAGATGAGAACGCAAGTAACCATTTTACATTGgttagaagaaatttcatgGCCGTTGTCCATTGTAGATTTGGCTCTCCACTAAACAATTTCACCGGCAATCCATTTATCTTTCCTCTAAACATAACGTATGGTAACGCTTGATTATCAGTATTATCTAAATTCGAATCAAAGACACTAGTAGAGTTATGGTTTGATTGGTTATCAGGATCGTTTGTTGGTTTAGTCACGGAGAGAGCTACCTGTTGAATAATATCTAGGATGCATTCCAAAGCTTTATCGAAACTAGTTTCTTTCCTGAAGAGCTTGCTAActttaaaattatcatcattataaGCTTCAAAAATCGACCAATCTTGTAaattatcatcaaatttcaaaatcttaGAGAATGAGCCCATAGGTTGTAATCTGTATCCGGTTAATTTACATTTACATCTAGTTGTAATGGTAGCTAACAGTAAAATGACTTGGCCTATGGCGGCGTTGATTTCCTTCCATGAAACGGGGTAATCACTATAACTACCCAATCTGAGTTTATTTATTGTTCCAAATGCACCATCAtgtgaaattttgaaagtttcattataaatatttgtCTTTCTCAAGATATCCAAATTGTTCAGAGCAAAATTGTATTGACTCTGTAAAATTTGTATTTCCTTATcaaattctaatttttgtagttgtttcaaattttcgTGACTTAGTCTTTCATTCTCTTGAACCTTTCGTATCTGCAATTCTTTCTGTAAacttaaaatttcattatctaaCATCtcatcttccttttctaattcaattaattgtTGCAATAATTTCTCCTTTTCGACGTGCAATTTTTCTGATCCATCCTTGCCGTTATCTCTGTGATCAGTACGTTTGTTTGATTCCTCTCTCTCCAATTTATTGAGAAATCCCGTATAAGTATCTCTTTCCTTAACTGCATTATCGTAGtcattcttcaatttcgaAATAATGACTTTATAACAGTCCTGACATATTGGATAATCAATAGTACTTTTCAAAGAGAGTATATTGAACATATTAGTCAACGTATTAATCTGTGTAGACAAAGTCTTAGTagtatcttcatcattttccatctgagcttcttctttatccAAATACACGTAAGAGTCTACAATTTTGGCATTCTGATCCTTTAAACGAATATCCTCAACATTCTTAATCGGGGGTATATCATAATGAACCGTCTTGTGGCCCCGTATCACATAATCGCCTCTTGTGTTCAATAGTAAATTCTGTTGTGATGGactcaaattttctaatgaCGAGTCGATCTGTAAGGGAAGATGACAATTCTGACACTTTAGCACATGTGACTGAGATGAATCGCTTGCCATAGTGATCTTATGTGATACCGTTCCAGCAGCTTTTGAAACTCTTGAAATGCCAGTAATTTTTCCCTTCACGAAAAGTCAATTTCGCTAAATTCGTGTCAATCGTAGACTAAGCCAATGGACACTACAAGACATAACAAACCATATATTTCGACATCCAGGATGTTTATCCACTAAAACCAGCCTCAACTCACGGATAAAACAACCTTTGTATCCCGCTAGAACGAATCTGCCAGCAGGAATCTTGCTCAGCCTCTACCAACCTTACCAGCATAACAATCTATTAACCTCCTCATTGTATAGACGAATACCTCTCTTACACGTCTTGttgattttgttgatcCGCCAAATACTCTTGACCGAAATGTAAACCTTTTTATATTGCTTCTT
This is a stretch of genomic DNA from Kazachstania africana CBS 2517 chromosome 8, complete genome. It encodes these proteins:
- the VPS30 gene encoding beclin 1 (similar to Saccharomyces cerevisiae VPS30 (YPL120W); ancestral locus Anc_8.615); amino-acid sequence: MASDSSQSHVLKCQNCHLPLQIDSSLENLSPSQQNLLLNTRGDYVIRGHKTVHYDIPPIKNVEDIRLKDQNAKIVDSYVYLDKEEAQMENDEDTTKTLSTQINTLTNMFNILSLKSTIDYPICQDCYKVIISKLKNDYDNAVKERDTYTGFLNKLEREESNKRTDHRDNGKDGSEKLHVEKEKLLQQLIELEKEDEMLDNEILSLQKELQIRKVQENERLSHENLKQLQKLEFDKEIQILQSQYNFALNNLDILRKTNIYNETFKISHDGAFGTINKLRLGSYSDYPVSWKEINAAIGQVILLLATITTRCKCKLTGYRLQPMGSFSKILKFDDNLQDWSIFEAYNDDNFKVSKLFRKETSFDKALECILDIIQQVALSVTKPTNDPDNQSNHNSTSVFDSNLDNTDNQALPYVMFRGKINGLPVKLFSGEPNLQWTTAMKFLLTNVKWLLAFSSSKLTTAQVHNDGGNTT